A single window of Macaca mulatta isolate MMU2019108-1 chromosome 9, T2T-MMU8v2.0, whole genome shotgun sequence DNA harbors:
- the LOC703631 gene encoding small ribosomal subunit protein eS1-like → MQYLLFRARLFSLKRITSRPCGSLSSTMVVGKNKRLTKGSKKGAKKKVIDPFSKKDWYNVKAAAMFNIRNIGKTLVTRTQGTKIASDSLKGCVFEVSLADLQNDEFAFRKFKLITEDVQGKNCLTKFHGMDLIRDKMCSMVKKWQTMIEAHIDVKTTHGYLLRLFCVGFTKKRNNQIRKTSYAQHQQVRQIQKMMEIMTQEVPTNDLKEMVNKLIRPDSIGKDIEKACQSIYPLHDVFVRKVKMLKKLKFELGKLMELHGEGSSSGKVTGDKTGAKVERTDGYERPVQESV, encoded by the exons atgcaataTTTGTTGTTCCGTGCCCGACTTTTTTCACTTAAGAGAATAACCTCCAGGCCTTGTGGCTCTCTGAGCAGCACCATGGTGGTTGGCAAGAACAAGCGCCTTACAAAAGGCAGCAAAAAGGGAGCCAAGAAGAAAGTGATTGATccattttctaagaaagattgGTATAATGTGAAAGCAGCTGCTATGTTCAATATAAGAAATATTGGAAAGACGCTAGTCACCAGGACCCAAGGAACCAAAATTGCATCCGACAGCCTCAAGGGTTGTGTGTTTGAAGTGAGTCTTGCTGATTTGCAGAATGACGAATTTGCATTTAGAAAATTCAAGCTGATTACTGAAGATGTTCAGGGCAAAAACTGCCTGACTAAGTTCCATGGCATGGATCTTATTCGTGACAAAATGTGTTCCATGGTCAAAAAATGGCAGACAATGATTGAAGCTCACATTGATGTCAAGACTACTCATGGTTACTTGCTTCGTCTGTTCTGTGTTGGCTTTACTAAAAAACGCAACAATCAGATACGGAAGACCTCTTATGCTCAGCACCAACAGGTCCGCCAAATCCAGAAGATGATGGAAATCATGACCCAAGAGGTGCCGACAAATGACTTGAAAGAAATGGTCAATAAATtgattcggccgg ACAGCATTGGAAAAGACATAGAAAAGGCTTGCCAATCTATTTATCCTCTCCATGATGTCTTtgttagaaaagtaaaaatgctgAAGAAGCTCAAGTTTGAATTGGGAAAACTCATGGAGCTTCATGGTGAAGGCAGTAGTTCCGGAAAAGTCACTGGGGACAAGACAGGTGCTAAAGTTGAACGAACTGATGGATATGAACGACCAGTCCAAGAATCTGTTTAA